A single window of Channa argus isolate prfri chromosome 12, Channa argus male v1.0, whole genome shotgun sequence DNA harbors:
- the col4a6 gene encoding collagen alpha-6(IV) chain isoform X2, giving the protein MKFLICVIAVALAVRSTHGGGEFHEPCGGLDCSGGCRCNPEKGSRGQPGALGKVGSMGAEGQQGNPGPSGPKGEKGHIGLKGPSGPKGDKGPMGVPGFPGTDGVPGHPGVGGSRGLPGLDGCNGTRGDPGLPGFGTGAPGLPGFSGPIGPKGQKGEPRYLPLSDLRGQPGLPGLPGQPGAMGPEGLFGSPGSRGHDGFPGPPGPPGPPGQRGSRSDGHQGDKGDKGDVGLPGPSGTPGDEPLSGEKTLTIYKGDKGAPGPKGVRGFPGNLGQPGAFGYQGETGEKGIPGYPGTRGPPGFNGPPGAPGIQGYSGDSGFPGQPGYTGPKGDQGDPGPPGPPAFISNEVIALQGPTGDSGQRGLPGIRGDQGFPGFPGPSGEPGILTPTFPGNPGFPGSPGPKGEKGNPGIQGYGFEGLPGSTGPPGPAGPPGPPGPASFPGTPGVDGPPGRRGQQGDKGQKGFRGDPGDCECLGGDPIALPGLPGSPGPAGSPGSFGPKGELGDPGTPGFNGIQGLPGRPGEAGYFGQKGQKGEPYYPNQDLAVKGELGAPGPRGPTGETGKPGRDGFPGFPGATGPPGDAGIGTLGEKGFPGFSGPKGRPGNPGEPGVGYAGTPGFAGEPGDPGLPGLPGQPGLPGPRGEYSCGGVNDVGEGPGQLLPCIVPGEEGNPGPSGLPGRPGPKGQPGFPGESGRPGFDGSKGERGDPGFGGQPGQQGFPGPRGDPGVPGIPGQSFDGARGKDGLPGFPGAKGQPGEVLGVTPGSPGLDGLQGAPGDKGQPGTPGGPGAPGFDGRSGVPGSKGERGFDGPPGIPGPPGFPGEPTDTYPGPPGVPGESGLRGPPGFPGQKGKTGHAGFPGPAGMKGEPGPPGFTGSPGPSGPRGPPGKRNRDGFPGIKGEKGEKGFPGLVGFPGLPGRPGQPGFPGVKGLLGDRGGDGFFGGPGFPGLKGERGLPGLPGLPSPPFSNEFLVKGDLGNPGTRGRSGFTGPRGDKGIPGQPGLSGRPGLPGSNGQIKGQSGQPGFPGQPGPPGFPGAKGEPGIMGFPGMSGPKGDDGPPGFPGNSGEYGRPGTKGLPGDTFGIPGGPGPKGQPGDPGFPGGRGSVGSPGHNGSPGSPGFPGTKGVPGETGRPGIMGSSGFPGPKGQSGFPGRRGADGSPGLPGDFGVPGVKGLSGSPGLDGLNGLAGPKGLSGNPGGTVPGQPGDPGFPGLKGEKGFSFPGAPGFLGQKGARGEPGGPGFPGLPGLPGLPGETGRSDIRGPLGNPGFPGLQGEYGQRGPPGPPGPPGPGTVQGNRGDSGLPGFPGSPGTKGESGVPGAPGLPGSYGFKGAQGDSGFRGSPGREGFTGDFGYSGNKGPKGTKGKPGPKGPPGTPLAPKPPEGLYFGDPGFPGEKGISGDYGESGQPGLPGRPGPKGQLGVVGKLGRTGPPGLPGLIGDPGPPGFPGPTGEQGLPGAIGPAGLPGSVGRSHSIGYTLVKHSQNSQVPMCPQGMAKLWDGYSLLYVEGQEKAHNQDLGQPGSCLPRFNTIPFIYCSPNEICYYASRNDKSYWLSTTEPIPMMPVAEEQIRPYISRCSVCEAPSQAVAVHSQDVSIPTCPVGWRSLWIGYSFLMHTAAGAEGGGQSLVSPGSCLEDFRATPFIECNGAKGTCHYFANKYSFWLTTVDPSQEFFYSPAPETLKGGQQRTKVSRCQVCSKIL; this is encoded by the exons GGTCAACCAGGGGCTCTCGGTAAAGTTGGTTCAATGGGAGCAGAGGGACAACAAGGGAACCCAGGACCATCAGGGCCCAAAGGAGAGAAAGGCCACATTGGATTGAAAGGACCATCTGGCCCCAAAGGAGACAAA GGGCCAATGGGGGTGCCAGGGTTTCCAGGAACTGATGGGGTGCCT GGTCACCCTGGTGTGGGGGGTAGCAGGGGTTTACCAGGACTGGACGGTTGTAATGGGACCAGAGGGGATCCTGGATTGCCTGGCTTTGGGACAGGAGCACCTGGATTGCCTGGATTTTCT GGTCCTATTGGGCCTAAAGGTCAGAAAGGAGAACCTCGATACCTGCCATTAAGTGATCTCAGG GGTCAACCAGGTTTACCAGGACTGCCTGGTCAGCCG GGTGCCATGGGTCCTGAAGGTTTGTTCGGTTCGCCTGGTTCAAGAGGGCATGATGGATTTCCC GGCCCACCTGGTCCTCCTGGTCCCCCAGGCCAGAGG GGAAGCCGTAGTGATGGACATCAAGGAGACAAAGGAGACAAG GGCGACGTGGGTCTTCCAGGACCCAGTGGTACTCCAGGCGACGAGCCGCTAAGTGGCGAAAAAACTCTCACTATCTACAAAGGAGATAAG GGTGCACCTGGCCCAAAAGGAGTCAGAGGTTTCCCTGGAAATCTTGGACAACCT GGGGCCTTTGGCTATCAAGGTGAAACTGGAGAGAAGGGCATTCCAGGATATCCTGGGACAAGA GGTCCACCTGGTTTTAATGGACCTCCTGGTGCTCCAGGAATACAG GGATACAGTGGTGATTCAGGTTTCCCCGGGCAACCAGGATACACGGGACCCAAG GGAGACCAGGGAGACCCCGGCCCCCCTGGGCCCCCTGCTTTCATTTCCAATGAAGTCATTGCGCTTCAAG GTCCAACAGGTGATTCTGGCCAAAGAGGCCTACCTGGTATCCGTGGTGATCAGGGGTTTCCAGGGTTCCCAGGGCCATCAGGCGAGCCAGGAATCCTAACCC CCACATTTCCAGGTAATCCAGGTTTCCCAGGTTCACCAGGCCCAAAGGGAGAGAAAGGTAACCCGGGCATACAAGGCTACGGTTTTGAAGGACTCCCAGGCTCCACTGGACCTCCTGGACCTGCCGGCCCTCCAGGACCTCCAGGCCCTGCCA GTTTCCCTGGTACCCCTGGAGTAGACGGGCCACCTGGCCGCAGAGGTCAGCAGGGTGACAAAGGACAAAAAGGCTTTAGag GGGATCCTGGGGACTGTGAATGCCTAGGAGGAGACCCCATTGCATTGCCTGGATTACCTGGATCCCCTGGACCTGCTGGCAGCCCGGGCTCTTTTGGACCAAAGGGTGAACTTGGTGATCCGGGTACACCAGGTTTTAATGGCATTCAGGGACTTCCT GGTCGACCTGGTGAAGCAGGATATTTTGGTCAAAAGGGACAAAAGGGGGAACCTTACTACCCCAACCAAGATTTGGCTGTCAAAGGGGAGCTTGGAGCTCCTGGGCCGAGAGGTCCTACTGGTGAAACTGGAAAACCTGGCAGAGATGGATTTCCTggctttcctggagccactgGACCCCCA GGTGACGCTGGTATTGGCACATTGGGAGAGAAGGGATTCCCAGGGTTTTCAGGGCCCAAGGGTCGTCCAGGCAACCCTGGTGAACCTGGTGTTGGTTATGCTGGAACTCCTGGCTTTGCAGGAGAGCCGGGAGATCCTGGTCTACCTGGGTTGCCAGGGCAACCAGGTTTACCTGGACCAAGAG GTGAATACAGCTGTGGAGGGGTTAATGACGTCGGAGAGGGACCGG GCCAACTGCTCCCATGCATTGTACCTGGTGAGGAAGGAAACCCCGGGCCCTCTGGCTTACCTGGACGACCAG GGCCTAAAGGTCAGCCAGGTTTCCCAGGAGAATCAGGACGTCCAGGGTTTGACGGTTccaagggagagagaggagaccCTGGCTTTGGAGGCCAACCTGGACAACAAG GTTTCCCTGGACCCAGAGGGGATCCCGGAGTTCCAGGTATCCCTGGACAGAGTTTTGATGGAGCCAGGGGTAAAGATGGTCTTCCTGGATTTCCTGGAGCTAAAGGCCAGCCTGGAGAGGTACTTGGAGTCACACCTGGATCTCCAGGACTAGATGGTTTACAAGGAGCCCCTGGAGACAAGGGCCAGCCTGGTACACCTGGAGGACCTGGAGCACCTG GTTTTGACGGACGTTCCGGTGTTCCTGGATCGAAGGGAGAACGTGGATTTGACGGCCCACCTGGTATACCTGGTCCTCCTGGATTTCCAGGTGAGCCGACTGATACCTATCCCGGCCCCCCTGGAGTTCCTGGCGAGAGCGGACTAAGAGGACCACCTG GTTTCCCTGGTCAAAAAGGGAAAACAGGACACGCCGGTTTCCCAGGCCCTGCTGGGATGAAAGGAGAGCCAGGACCACCTGGCTTCACTGGGTCACCAGGGCCAAGTGGACCCCGCGGACCTCCAGGAAAAAGAAATAGAGATGGATTTCCAGGAATAAAAGGAGAGAAGG GCGAGAAAGGTTTCCCAGGATTGGTGGGTTTCCCTGGACTTCCAGGGCGTCCTGGTCAACCAGGATTTCCTGGAGTGAAAGGACTGCTTGGAGATCGTGGTGGAGATGGATTTTTCGGTGGACCTGGATTCCCTGGACTTAAAG GTGAGAGAGGTCTTCCTGGGCTTCCCGGCTTGCCTAGTCCGCCTTTCTCAAATGAGTTTTTGGTAAAAGGAGACCTTGGAAACCCTGGGACCAGGGGTCGTTCTGGTTTCACTGGACCCAGAG GTGATAAGGGCATTCCAGGTCAACCTGGTCTTTCCGGCCGGCCTGGACTACCTGGTTCGAATGGCCAGATTAAAGGACAGTCTGGGCAGCCTGGGTTTCCTGGACAGCCGGGACCTCCAGGCTTCCCTGGGGCAAAAGGAGAACCAGGAATCATGGGATTCCCTGGCATGTCTGGACcaaaa gGCGATGATGGTCCACCTGGTTTTCCTGGCAACTCTGGAGAATATGGTCGGCCTGGTACCAAAG GTCTACCTGGAGATACTTTTGGTATTCCTGGAGGTCCAGGACCTAAAGGACAACCAGGAGATCCAGGCTTCCCAG GTGGCCGTGGAAGTGTTGGCTCCCCTGGTCACAACGGCTCTCCAGGAAGTCCAGGTTTCCCTGGAACAAAGGGAGTTCCTGGTGAAACGGGACGCCCTGGAATAATGG GCTCATCTGGTTTCCCTGGGCCAAAGGGTCAGTCTGGCTTTCCTGGAAGAAGAGGAGCAGATGGGTCTCCTGGCCTGCCTGGAGACTTTGGAGTTCCTGGAGTCAAAG GTTTGTCTGGGTCCCCTGGTTTGGACGGACTTAATGGCCTTGCAGGACCGAAAGGCCTCAGTGGAAACCCAG GTGGAACAGTACCAGGTCAACCTGGTGACCCTGGATTTCCAGGGTTGAAAGGGGAGAAAGGCTTCTCCTTTCCTGGTGCTCCAGGCTTCCTGGGACAGAAGGGAGCAAGAGGAGAACCAG GTGGTCCTGGGTTTCCAGGGTTGCCTGGCCTGCCTGGACTTCCTGGTGAGACAGGGAGGTCAGATATTCGTGGACCTTTGGGAAACCCTGGCTTCCCTGGACTGCAAGGAGAGTATG GTCAACGAGGTCCTCCAGGTCCTCCAGGGCCACCTGGCCCAGGTACTGTACAAGGAAACAGAGGTGACTCCGGGCTTCCAGGTTTTCCAGGCTCTCCCGGCACGAAAGGAGAATCAGGAGTTCCTGGAGCCCCTGGACTCCCAGGAAGCTATGGTTTTAAAG gaGCACAGGGTGATTCTGGTTTCAGGGGAAGTCCTGGTCGCGAGGGTTTCACCGGTGACTTTGGTTACTCAGGAAACAAAGGGCCTAAGGGAACTAAAG GAAAACCCGGCCCTAAGGGTCCCCCTGGCACCCCCCTGGCACCTAAACCACCAGAAGGCTTATATTTTGGGGATCCAGGTTTTCCTGGTGAAAAAGGCATTTCTGGTGATTATGGAGAATCCGGTCAGCCTGGACTGCCTGGACGTCCAG GTCCTAAAGGTCAACTTGGTGTTGTGGGTAAATTGGGCAGGACTGGACCTCCTGGTCTGCCTGGACTTATTGGTGACCCTGGACCCCCCGGTTTCCCTGGACCCACTGGAGAAcaag GTCTCCCTGGTGCAATCGGCCCCGCAGGACTCCCCGGCAGTGTCGGCCGAAGTCACAGCATAGGCTACACACTGGTGAAACACAGCCAGAACTCCCAGGTTCCCATGTGTCCTCAGGGAATGGCCAAACTGTGGGACGGATACAGTCTGCTGTATGTGGAAGGACAGGAGAAGGCACACAACCAGGACCTTG GTCAGCCAGGGTCATGCCTGCCCAGGTTCAACACCATCCCCTTCATCTACTGCTCCCCTAACGAGATCTGCTACTATGCCAGCCGCAATGACAAATCGTACTGGCTCTCCACAACTGAACCCATTCCCATGATGCCTGTGGCTGAGGAGCAGATTCGACCTTACATCAGCAG GTGTTCAGTGTGTGAAGCTCCATCTCAGGCCGTGGCGGTCCACAGTCAGGACGTGTCCATACCAACCTGCCCCGTCGGCTGGAGGAGTCTCTGGATCGGATACTCCTTCCTCATG CACACAGCAGCCGGCGCTGAAGGGGGTGGGCAATCCCTGGTGTCTCCTGGCTCCTGTCTAGAAGATTTCCGTGCAACACCCTTCATTGAGTGCAATGGGGCAAAGGGCACCTGCCACTACTTTGCTAATAAGTACAGCTTTTGGCTCACCACTGTGGATCCCAGCCAGGAGTTTTTCTATTCGCCGGCACCTGAGACCCTGAAGGGAGGCCAGCAGCGGACCAAAGTGAGCCGCTGCCAAGTGTGCAGCAAGATCTTGTAG
- the col4a6 gene encoding collagen alpha-6(IV) chain isoform X1 has product MKFLICVIAVALAVRSTHGGGEFHEPCGGLDCSGGCRCNPEKGSRGQPGALGKVGSMGAEGQQGNPGPSGPKGEKGHIGLKGPSGPKGDKGPMGVPGFPGTDGVPGHPGVGGSRGLPGLDGCNGTRGDPGLPGFGTGAPGLPGFSGPIGPKGQKGEPRYLPLSDLRGQPGLPGLPGQPGAMGPEGLFGSPGSRGHDGFPGPPGPPGPPGQRGSRSDGHQGDKGDKGDVGLPGPSGTPGDEPLSGEKTLTIYKGDKGAPGPKGVRGFPGNLGQPGAFGYQGETGEKGIPGYPGTRGPPGFNGPPGAPGIQGYSGDSGFPGQPGYTGPKGDQGDPGPPGPPAFISNEVIALQGPTGDSGQRGLPGIRGDQGFPGFPGPSGEPGILTPTFPGNPGFPGSPGPKGEKGNPGIQGYGFEGLPGSTGPPGPAGPPGPPGPASQTDPCIIVSPSGFPGTPGVDGPPGRRGQQGDKGQKGFRGDPGDCECLGGDPIALPGLPGSPGPAGSPGSFGPKGELGDPGTPGFNGIQGLPGRPGEAGYFGQKGQKGEPYYPNQDLAVKGELGAPGPRGPTGETGKPGRDGFPGFPGATGPPGDAGIGTLGEKGFPGFSGPKGRPGNPGEPGVGYAGTPGFAGEPGDPGLPGLPGQPGLPGPRGEYSCGGVNDVGEGPGQLLPCIVPGEEGNPGPSGLPGRPGPKGQPGFPGESGRPGFDGSKGERGDPGFGGQPGQQGFPGPRGDPGVPGIPGQSFDGARGKDGLPGFPGAKGQPGEVLGVTPGSPGLDGLQGAPGDKGQPGTPGGPGAPGFDGRSGVPGSKGERGFDGPPGIPGPPGFPGEPTDTYPGPPGVPGESGLRGPPGFPGQKGKTGHAGFPGPAGMKGEPGPPGFTGSPGPSGPRGPPGKRNRDGFPGIKGEKGEKGFPGLVGFPGLPGRPGQPGFPGVKGLLGDRGGDGFFGGPGFPGLKGERGLPGLPGLPSPPFSNEFLVKGDLGNPGTRGRSGFTGPRGDKGIPGQPGLSGRPGLPGSNGQIKGQSGQPGFPGQPGPPGFPGAKGEPGIMGFPGMSGPKGDDGPPGFPGNSGEYGRPGTKGLPGDTFGIPGGPGPKGQPGDPGFPGGRGSVGSPGHNGSPGSPGFPGTKGVPGETGRPGIMGSSGFPGPKGQSGFPGRRGADGSPGLPGDFGVPGVKGLSGSPGLDGLNGLAGPKGLSGNPGGTVPGQPGDPGFPGLKGEKGFSFPGAPGFLGQKGARGEPGGPGFPGLPGLPGLPGETGRSDIRGPLGNPGFPGLQGEYGQRGPPGPPGPPGPGTVQGNRGDSGLPGFPGSPGTKGESGVPGAPGLPGSYGFKGAQGDSGFRGSPGREGFTGDFGYSGNKGPKGTKGKPGPKGPPGTPLAPKPPEGLYFGDPGFPGEKGISGDYGESGQPGLPGRPGPKGQLGVVGKLGRTGPPGLPGLIGDPGPPGFPGPTGEQGLPGAIGPAGLPGSVGRSHSIGYTLVKHSQNSQVPMCPQGMAKLWDGYSLLYVEGQEKAHNQDLGQPGSCLPRFNTIPFIYCSPNEICYYASRNDKSYWLSTTEPIPMMPVAEEQIRPYISRCSVCEAPSQAVAVHSQDVSIPTCPVGWRSLWIGYSFLMHTAAGAEGGGQSLVSPGSCLEDFRATPFIECNGAKGTCHYFANKYSFWLTTVDPSQEFFYSPAPETLKGGQQRTKVSRCQVCSKIL; this is encoded by the exons GGTCAACCAGGGGCTCTCGGTAAAGTTGGTTCAATGGGAGCAGAGGGACAACAAGGGAACCCAGGACCATCAGGGCCCAAAGGAGAGAAAGGCCACATTGGATTGAAAGGACCATCTGGCCCCAAAGGAGACAAA GGGCCAATGGGGGTGCCAGGGTTTCCAGGAACTGATGGGGTGCCT GGTCACCCTGGTGTGGGGGGTAGCAGGGGTTTACCAGGACTGGACGGTTGTAATGGGACCAGAGGGGATCCTGGATTGCCTGGCTTTGGGACAGGAGCACCTGGATTGCCTGGATTTTCT GGTCCTATTGGGCCTAAAGGTCAGAAAGGAGAACCTCGATACCTGCCATTAAGTGATCTCAGG GGTCAACCAGGTTTACCAGGACTGCCTGGTCAGCCG GGTGCCATGGGTCCTGAAGGTTTGTTCGGTTCGCCTGGTTCAAGAGGGCATGATGGATTTCCC GGCCCACCTGGTCCTCCTGGTCCCCCAGGCCAGAGG GGAAGCCGTAGTGATGGACATCAAGGAGACAAAGGAGACAAG GGCGACGTGGGTCTTCCAGGACCCAGTGGTACTCCAGGCGACGAGCCGCTAAGTGGCGAAAAAACTCTCACTATCTACAAAGGAGATAAG GGTGCACCTGGCCCAAAAGGAGTCAGAGGTTTCCCTGGAAATCTTGGACAACCT GGGGCCTTTGGCTATCAAGGTGAAACTGGAGAGAAGGGCATTCCAGGATATCCTGGGACAAGA GGTCCACCTGGTTTTAATGGACCTCCTGGTGCTCCAGGAATACAG GGATACAGTGGTGATTCAGGTTTCCCCGGGCAACCAGGATACACGGGACCCAAG GGAGACCAGGGAGACCCCGGCCCCCCTGGGCCCCCTGCTTTCATTTCCAATGAAGTCATTGCGCTTCAAG GTCCAACAGGTGATTCTGGCCAAAGAGGCCTACCTGGTATCCGTGGTGATCAGGGGTTTCCAGGGTTCCCAGGGCCATCAGGCGAGCCAGGAATCCTAACCC CCACATTTCCAGGTAATCCAGGTTTCCCAGGTTCACCAGGCCCAAAGGGAGAGAAAGGTAACCCGGGCATACAAGGCTACGGTTTTGAAGGACTCCCAGGCTCCACTGGACCTCCTGGACCTGCCGGCCCTCCAGGACCTCCAGGCCCTGCCA GCCAGACTGATCCCTGCATCATCGTCAGCCCCTCAG GTTTCCCTGGTACCCCTGGAGTAGACGGGCCACCTGGCCGCAGAGGTCAGCAGGGTGACAAAGGACAAAAAGGCTTTAGag GGGATCCTGGGGACTGTGAATGCCTAGGAGGAGACCCCATTGCATTGCCTGGATTACCTGGATCCCCTGGACCTGCTGGCAGCCCGGGCTCTTTTGGACCAAAGGGTGAACTTGGTGATCCGGGTACACCAGGTTTTAATGGCATTCAGGGACTTCCT GGTCGACCTGGTGAAGCAGGATATTTTGGTCAAAAGGGACAAAAGGGGGAACCTTACTACCCCAACCAAGATTTGGCTGTCAAAGGGGAGCTTGGAGCTCCTGGGCCGAGAGGTCCTACTGGTGAAACTGGAAAACCTGGCAGAGATGGATTTCCTggctttcctggagccactgGACCCCCA GGTGACGCTGGTATTGGCACATTGGGAGAGAAGGGATTCCCAGGGTTTTCAGGGCCCAAGGGTCGTCCAGGCAACCCTGGTGAACCTGGTGTTGGTTATGCTGGAACTCCTGGCTTTGCAGGAGAGCCGGGAGATCCTGGTCTACCTGGGTTGCCAGGGCAACCAGGTTTACCTGGACCAAGAG GTGAATACAGCTGTGGAGGGGTTAATGACGTCGGAGAGGGACCGG GCCAACTGCTCCCATGCATTGTACCTGGTGAGGAAGGAAACCCCGGGCCCTCTGGCTTACCTGGACGACCAG GGCCTAAAGGTCAGCCAGGTTTCCCAGGAGAATCAGGACGTCCAGGGTTTGACGGTTccaagggagagagaggagaccCTGGCTTTGGAGGCCAACCTGGACAACAAG GTTTCCCTGGACCCAGAGGGGATCCCGGAGTTCCAGGTATCCCTGGACAGAGTTTTGATGGAGCCAGGGGTAAAGATGGTCTTCCTGGATTTCCTGGAGCTAAAGGCCAGCCTGGAGAGGTACTTGGAGTCACACCTGGATCTCCAGGACTAGATGGTTTACAAGGAGCCCCTGGAGACAAGGGCCAGCCTGGTACACCTGGAGGACCTGGAGCACCTG GTTTTGACGGACGTTCCGGTGTTCCTGGATCGAAGGGAGAACGTGGATTTGACGGCCCACCTGGTATACCTGGTCCTCCTGGATTTCCAGGTGAGCCGACTGATACCTATCCCGGCCCCCCTGGAGTTCCTGGCGAGAGCGGACTAAGAGGACCACCTG GTTTCCCTGGTCAAAAAGGGAAAACAGGACACGCCGGTTTCCCAGGCCCTGCTGGGATGAAAGGAGAGCCAGGACCACCTGGCTTCACTGGGTCACCAGGGCCAAGTGGACCCCGCGGACCTCCAGGAAAAAGAAATAGAGATGGATTTCCAGGAATAAAAGGAGAGAAGG GCGAGAAAGGTTTCCCAGGATTGGTGGGTTTCCCTGGACTTCCAGGGCGTCCTGGTCAACCAGGATTTCCTGGAGTGAAAGGACTGCTTGGAGATCGTGGTGGAGATGGATTTTTCGGTGGACCTGGATTCCCTGGACTTAAAG GTGAGAGAGGTCTTCCTGGGCTTCCCGGCTTGCCTAGTCCGCCTTTCTCAAATGAGTTTTTGGTAAAAGGAGACCTTGGAAACCCTGGGACCAGGGGTCGTTCTGGTTTCACTGGACCCAGAG GTGATAAGGGCATTCCAGGTCAACCTGGTCTTTCCGGCCGGCCTGGACTACCTGGTTCGAATGGCCAGATTAAAGGACAGTCTGGGCAGCCTGGGTTTCCTGGACAGCCGGGACCTCCAGGCTTCCCTGGGGCAAAAGGAGAACCAGGAATCATGGGATTCCCTGGCATGTCTGGACcaaaa gGCGATGATGGTCCACCTGGTTTTCCTGGCAACTCTGGAGAATATGGTCGGCCTGGTACCAAAG GTCTACCTGGAGATACTTTTGGTATTCCTGGAGGTCCAGGACCTAAAGGACAACCAGGAGATCCAGGCTTCCCAG GTGGCCGTGGAAGTGTTGGCTCCCCTGGTCACAACGGCTCTCCAGGAAGTCCAGGTTTCCCTGGAACAAAGGGAGTTCCTGGTGAAACGGGACGCCCTGGAATAATGG GCTCATCTGGTTTCCCTGGGCCAAAGGGTCAGTCTGGCTTTCCTGGAAGAAGAGGAGCAGATGGGTCTCCTGGCCTGCCTGGAGACTTTGGAGTTCCTGGAGTCAAAG GTTTGTCTGGGTCCCCTGGTTTGGACGGACTTAATGGCCTTGCAGGACCGAAAGGCCTCAGTGGAAACCCAG GTGGAACAGTACCAGGTCAACCTGGTGACCCTGGATTTCCAGGGTTGAAAGGGGAGAAAGGCTTCTCCTTTCCTGGTGCTCCAGGCTTCCTGGGACAGAAGGGAGCAAGAGGAGAACCAG GTGGTCCTGGGTTTCCAGGGTTGCCTGGCCTGCCTGGACTTCCTGGTGAGACAGGGAGGTCAGATATTCGTGGACCTTTGGGAAACCCTGGCTTCCCTGGACTGCAAGGAGAGTATG GTCAACGAGGTCCTCCAGGTCCTCCAGGGCCACCTGGCCCAGGTACTGTACAAGGAAACAGAGGTGACTCCGGGCTTCCAGGTTTTCCAGGCTCTCCCGGCACGAAAGGAGAATCAGGAGTTCCTGGAGCCCCTGGACTCCCAGGAAGCTATGGTTTTAAAG gaGCACAGGGTGATTCTGGTTTCAGGGGAAGTCCTGGTCGCGAGGGTTTCACCGGTGACTTTGGTTACTCAGGAAACAAAGGGCCTAAGGGAACTAAAG GAAAACCCGGCCCTAAGGGTCCCCCTGGCACCCCCCTGGCACCTAAACCACCAGAAGGCTTATATTTTGGGGATCCAGGTTTTCCTGGTGAAAAAGGCATTTCTGGTGATTATGGAGAATCCGGTCAGCCTGGACTGCCTGGACGTCCAG GTCCTAAAGGTCAACTTGGTGTTGTGGGTAAATTGGGCAGGACTGGACCTCCTGGTCTGCCTGGACTTATTGGTGACCCTGGACCCCCCGGTTTCCCTGGACCCACTGGAGAAcaag GTCTCCCTGGTGCAATCGGCCCCGCAGGACTCCCCGGCAGTGTCGGCCGAAGTCACAGCATAGGCTACACACTGGTGAAACACAGCCAGAACTCCCAGGTTCCCATGTGTCCTCAGGGAATGGCCAAACTGTGGGACGGATACAGTCTGCTGTATGTGGAAGGACAGGAGAAGGCACACAACCAGGACCTTG GTCAGCCAGGGTCATGCCTGCCCAGGTTCAACACCATCCCCTTCATCTACTGCTCCCCTAACGAGATCTGCTACTATGCCAGCCGCAATGACAAATCGTACTGGCTCTCCACAACTGAACCCATTCCCATGATGCCTGTGGCTGAGGAGCAGATTCGACCTTACATCAGCAG GTGTTCAGTGTGTGAAGCTCCATCTCAGGCCGTGGCGGTCCACAGTCAGGACGTGTCCATACCAACCTGCCCCGTCGGCTGGAGGAGTCTCTGGATCGGATACTCCTTCCTCATG CACACAGCAGCCGGCGCTGAAGGGGGTGGGCAATCCCTGGTGTCTCCTGGCTCCTGTCTAGAAGATTTCCGTGCAACACCCTTCATTGAGTGCAATGGGGCAAAGGGCACCTGCCACTACTTTGCTAATAAGTACAGCTTTTGGCTCACCACTGTGGATCCCAGCCAGGAGTTTTTCTATTCGCCGGCACCTGAGACCCTGAAGGGAGGCCAGCAGCGGACCAAAGTGAGCCGCTGCCAAGTGTGCAGCAAGATCTTGTAG